Part of the Corynebacterium canis genome is shown below.
CCGCGATCATGGAGGATATTGACCAGTGGCGGGAATTCGCCGTGGAGCTCGGCTTTACGCAGGGCATTGACCAGCTCTTTCGTGATATCTACCGCAAACCCGGCGACAAGGATGGCCTGGAGGCTGCGGTGTCCAAATACGACGGTGCGATGTATAACCAGGCGGGCACGCTGATCGGACGCAGCCGAGGTGCCGGGTTTCAAACCTCCGGTGATTCCATTTCGCTCACCGTATTGGAAAACGGCGTGGAAATCACCGCCATGTTGGGGATCGACGCTTGGTATTACGACGAAGAGGCGGCCCTGTACGAAGTGCAATTCGCCCGCGATGGTCACGTTATTTCTCCGGAACAGGTGGGCCCCATTGCCTGGTCTGAAGGCATTCGTATGTGCGAATTCGTATATGCCGGTCGCAGTATTTCCGAGCAACCAGAACAAGATTAATTACCGCTGAAGTTTACGTGGAGGAGTCTGACACAATGGAACCGAGCTTGATCACGCGGTACGGCGGCGTGGTACCCCTCGAAGAGCAAGGGGAAAAGGATTCGCGGGTGGTCGCGCTTTCGGCCAGTTCCCCGGCGCTGTTGGGGGATCGCGTTGTGGTGCGCGTCGTGGATGAAGCGCTGCTGCCCGCGGAGGTCCTTACCCAGGAATTATTGGGGTTAACCAGCGGATCCTCGCAACCCGTTGGGGCGTCGATTACTCGGGCCGTGGGGTTTCCGGCATGGCCGATGCTCAAGGATCCAGACAATGCGCATCACGCGTTGAACCTTGTCGCAGATTTGGAGTGGGCGCGCCGCCTAGCCCGCGGTTCGACGGGAAAAGTCGCGGCGCGGTTCGACGAGCTCGCCCAGGTGCTCGCGCAGTCGACGCCGCACTTTATCCCCACGCTCTTTGAAGAACTCGCCCGTATCTTCGATAGCGTTGGGAGTTCGCGGTACGCGATTCGGTATTTTGGCAAGGCTCGGGAATTCGAACGCACTTACGGTTTGGAAATCGATCCGCAGCGGCATCGCGAGGTATTCCTGGAATTCGGGCGCCGCGGTTTGATTAGCGCGAAAGAGCTGGCACAGGAGGCGGCTAGTTGCGCGCGGCGCTTCGACGATCCCGCCGAGGCGTACGAATACTTCTTTGACCTGAATATTGACCGCATGAAGGCGGGCGGCGCCCCTTATGTCTATTTGGTGCGGGATTTGATCAAGCTTGGCCGCAATGCCGGCCTTGCGGAGCGAGATATTGCGACGCGCCTGCTCGATGCGGTGATTGATACGCCCGGCATGCGCAAAGCTCCCTTGAAATTCCTTGCCGCATTGGCCACCAAGGCGGGGAGCAAAACCGCGCCTCCCAGCGATCAAGTTATCCGCCTGTTGCTCCGCATGCCCACGGGTACGGAGCTCGATCAATGGTGCGACGTGGTGTTGAAAACCGGGGTCTTGGATGCGCTGCGGGACCAGCCCCAGCTATTCCGCGAATGGTTGGGGAATACCTGGAAT
Proteins encoded:
- a CDS encoding DUF4132 domain-containing protein, which produces MDTTQQWIDAGDYSFRLDGETIIARNAKGRVLKSIPPKARKTEVFQRIEMLQAYLQSHEVLCGDTVRDWFLKGLPVPVALVAAVWPDPAWQRCLKNLVVSVGDDVMGFLRSATEQGLQLVDLDGETVDIGAAPSKVLSIPHPAIMEDIDQWREFAVELGFTQGIDQLFRDIYRKPGDKDGLEAAVSKYDGAMYNQAGTLIGRSRGAGFQTSGDSISLTVLENGVEITAMLGIDAWYYDEEAALYEVQFARDGHVISPEQVGPIAWSEGIRMCEFVYAGRSISEQPEQD